The Hymenobacter sp. DG01 genome has a segment encoding these proteins:
- the mutY gene encoding A/G-specific adenine glycosylase, with product MTFPQTPSSYPWFAAALLDWYPRHRRDLPWRHTRDPYAIWLSEVILQQTRVKQGLPYYLDFISSYPTVHDLAAAPQDEVLRHWQGLGYYSRARNMHHTAQQVVQEFGGTFPDSYDGLLKLRGVGQYTAAAIASFAYDEQVAVLDGNVYRVLARVFGLTQDIAAPASRKVFQQLADTLIPAEHPAEFNQAIMEFGAIQCTPVKPDCLFCPLQSQCYAFQHGLVQELPVKSKAKAARTRYFHYLVLRHEDTLYMRKRGPKDIWEGLYDFALHEAETAELPAQQVVDAVELLGGRFATNQAEEPVHSLRHVLSHQKVEARFHPVRLAAPLPPAALAKAGLVAYHAAAIEELPKPMLITNYISKIKI from the coding sequence TTGACTTTTCCTCAAACTCCTTCTTCTTACCCTTGGTTTGCAGCAGCGCTGCTGGATTGGTACCCGCGCCACCGCCGCGACCTGCCTTGGCGCCACACGCGCGACCCGTATGCCATCTGGCTGTCGGAGGTAATTCTGCAGCAAACCCGTGTGAAGCAAGGCCTGCCTTATTACCTCGATTTCATTAGCAGCTACCCCACCGTTCATGACTTGGCCGCCGCCCCGCAGGATGAGGTGCTGCGCCATTGGCAGGGCCTGGGCTATTACTCACGGGCCCGCAACATGCACCATACGGCCCAGCAGGTGGTGCAGGAGTTTGGCGGTACGTTCCCTGACTCTTACGATGGGTTGCTGAAGCTGAGGGGGGTAGGACAGTACACGGCCGCCGCCATTGCTTCCTTTGCTTACGATGAGCAGGTGGCTGTGCTCGATGGCAACGTGTACCGGGTGCTGGCGCGCGTGTTCGGCCTGACCCAGGACATTGCCGCCCCGGCCAGCCGCAAAGTGTTTCAGCAGTTGGCCGACACCTTGATTCCGGCGGAGCATCCAGCGGAGTTTAATCAGGCCATTATGGAGTTCGGGGCCATTCAGTGCACGCCCGTAAAACCCGACTGCCTGTTCTGTCCGCTGCAAAGCCAGTGTTATGCGTTTCAGCATGGCTTGGTGCAGGAGCTACCAGTGAAAAGCAAAGCCAAGGCCGCCCGCACGCGCTACTTCCACTACCTCGTGTTGCGCCACGAGGACACCCTATATATGCGTAAGCGTGGCCCCAAGGACATTTGGGAGGGTCTCTACGATTTTGCCCTGCACGAAGCGGAAACCGCTGAGCTGCCGGCCCAGCAGGTGGTTGACGCGGTGGAGCTACTTGGCGGCCGTTTTGCCACCAATCAAGCAGAGGAGCCGGTGCACAGCCTGCGCCACGTACTGAGCCACCAGAAAGTGGAAGCGCGCTTTCACCCGGTGCGGCTGGCTGCCCCCCTACCCCCCGCCGCACTGGCGAAGGCTGGCCTAGTTGCTTACCATGCGGCAGCTATTGAGGAGCTGCCGAAACCCATGCTTATAACTAACTACATTAGCAAAATAAAGATTTAG
- the recG gene encoding ATP-dependent DNA helicase RecG, with protein sequence MSNFFQTKLEYLRGVGLQRAQLLQKELNLFTYGDLIQRYPFRYLDRTQFYNICDLHDDLPYVQVKGILRNREVVGEGPKKRMVAKVTDASGELEVVWFKGVNYLEKVIRNHQEYIVFGKPTMFQGRPQMAHPEMEEVTEQKPGQSYLQPVYNTSEKLKNYHRVDSKAIARMVADLLKIALPQVHETLSEDLIRQYGLMNKATALQQIHFPQSTELLQAARFRLKFEELFYVQLKLLRQKDQRKVTLAGQIFKEVPTLVHFYKNVMPFDLTGAQKRVIHDIYKDFCSGQQMNRLLQGDVGSGKTIVAFISMLMAADNGAQSCLMAPTEILADQHYTGLKHFADMLGLKIGKLTGSTRTAERRVLHEQLRSGEMHMLVGTHALLEDVVQFRNLGLTIMDEQHRFGVAQRSKLWQKNPHVIPHVLVMTATPIPRTLAMTLYGDLDVSVIDELPAGRKPIVTVHRFDSNRLKVFGFLRDQIKLGRQVYIVYPLIEESETMSDYKDLMDGYESVARAFPEFQISIVHGRMSAAEKDAEMQRFLKNETQIMVATTVIEVGVNVPNASVMVIESTERFGLSQLHQLRGRVGRGAEQSYCILMSGYKLSKDSRTRIETMVRTNNGFEIADIDLKLRGPGDLMGTQQSGVLDLLIADLAKDGRILTESRAAAQQLINDDPGLAKPENVAIRRHIESLPVTAVNWSRIS encoded by the coding sequence ATGAGTAACTTTTTTCAGACCAAACTTGAGTATCTGCGCGGGGTAGGGTTACAGCGGGCCCAGCTGCTGCAGAAAGAGCTGAACCTGTTCACCTACGGCGACCTGATTCAGCGCTACCCCTTCCGCTACCTCGACCGCACCCAGTTTTATAACATCTGCGACCTGCACGACGACCTGCCTTACGTGCAGGTAAAGGGCATTCTGCGCAACCGGGAGGTAGTGGGTGAGGGCCCCAAGAAGCGCATGGTAGCCAAGGTAACCGATGCCAGCGGAGAGTTGGAAGTAGTGTGGTTCAAGGGCGTCAACTACCTCGAAAAGGTTATCAGGAACCACCAGGAGTACATAGTTTTTGGCAAACCTACCATGTTCCAGGGCCGGCCCCAGATGGCCCACCCGGAAATGGAAGAAGTAACCGAGCAGAAGCCCGGTCAGAGCTACTTGCAGCCGGTGTATAACACCTCCGAGAAGCTCAAAAACTACCACCGCGTTGACAGCAAGGCCATTGCCCGCATGGTGGCCGACTTGCTTAAGATTGCCCTGCCCCAGGTTCATGAGACGCTGTCGGAAGACCTCATTCGTCAGTACGGCCTGATGAACAAAGCCACCGCGCTTCAGCAAATTCACTTTCCGCAGAGTACTGAACTGCTGCAAGCGGCCCGCTTCCGGCTGAAGTTTGAGGAGCTGTTTTACGTGCAGCTGAAGCTGCTGCGCCAAAAGGATCAGCGCAAAGTCACGCTGGCGGGGCAGATTTTCAAGGAGGTTCCTACCCTGGTGCACTTCTATAAGAACGTGATGCCCTTCGACTTGACAGGGGCGCAGAAACGGGTTATCCACGATATCTATAAGGATTTCTGCTCCGGCCAGCAGATGAACCGCCTGCTGCAGGGGGATGTGGGCTCGGGTAAGACCATTGTGGCCTTCATCAGCATGCTCATGGCTGCCGACAATGGGGCTCAGAGCTGCCTGATGGCGCCCACCGAAATCCTGGCGGATCAGCACTACACCGGCCTCAAGCACTTTGCCGATATGCTGGGGCTGAAAATCGGGAAGCTCACGGGCAGCACGCGCACCGCCGAGCGCCGGGTGCTGCACGAGCAACTGCGCTCCGGCGAGATGCACATGCTGGTGGGTACGCATGCCCTGCTCGAAGACGTGGTGCAGTTTCGCAACCTGGGCCTCACCATCATGGATGAGCAGCACCGGTTTGGGGTAGCCCAACGCTCTAAGCTCTGGCAAAAAAACCCGCACGTCATTCCCCATGTGCTGGTCATGACGGCAACGCCCATCCCGCGGACCCTGGCCATGACGCTTTACGGCGACTTGGATGTATCGGTAATTGATGAGCTGCCGGCCGGCCGCAAACCTATCGTCACGGTGCACCGCTTCGACTCCAACCGGCTAAAAGTATTCGGCTTCCTACGCGACCAGATCAAGCTGGGTCGGCAGGTGTACATCGTGTATCCGCTCATTGAGGAGAGCGAAACGATGAGCGACTACAAAGACCTCATGGACGGCTACGAAAGCGTGGCCCGCGCCTTCCCGGAATTTCAGATCAGTATTGTACACGGCCGCATGAGCGCCGCCGAGAAGGATGCCGAAATGCAGCGCTTCCTCAAAAACGAAACTCAGATTATGGTGGCTACCACCGTTATCGAGGTAGGCGTAAACGTGCCCAATGCTTCTGTAATGGTCATTGAGAGCACCGAGCGGTTTGGCCTCTCGCAGCTTCACCAGCTCCGGGGCCGGGTAGGGCGCGGTGCCGAGCAGAGCTACTGCATTCTGATGAGTGGCTACAAGCTCAGCAAGGACTCCCGGACCCGCATTGAAACTATGGTGCGCACCAACAACGGCTTCGAAATTGCTGATATCGACCTGAAGCTGCGCGGCCCCGGCGACCTGATGGGCACTCAGCAGAGCGGCGTACTTGACCTGCTCATTGCAGACCTAGCCAAGGACGGCCGCATCCTGACTGAAAGCCGCGCCGCCGCCCAGCAGCTCATCAACGACGATCCTGGACTGGCCAAGCCCGAAAACGTGGCTATCCGGCGGCACATTGAGAGCCTGCCCGTCACGGCTGTGAACTGGAGCCGCATCAGCTGA
- the gldD gene encoding gliding motility lipoprotein GldD: MAVSRMLRAGGAVFTLLALAVGCTSAPDFTPKPKGYNRIDLPPHAYQTLAPGHPYRFEYSRYAKVLRDSSYLAQPHWINIYYPTLQANVQITYADLAKKPQLYGKLLEDARKLTSKHEIKATAIDENVLKTPNGMRVSVFELQGEVPSQFQFYTTDSTKHFFRGALYFRTATANDSLAPVIEYVKQDIVRMLNTLQYQ, from the coding sequence ATGGCTGTTTCCCGAATGCTGCGCGCCGGAGGCGCGGTTTTTACTTTATTGGCTTTAGCGGTGGGTTGTACCTCGGCCCCCGATTTTACGCCTAAGCCTAAAGGATACAACCGCATCGATCTGCCGCCCCACGCCTACCAGACGCTGGCACCGGGGCATCCGTACCGGTTTGAGTACTCGCGCTACGCCAAGGTGCTGCGCGACTCTTCCTACCTGGCCCAGCCTCACTGGATCAATATTTACTACCCCACGCTGCAGGCCAATGTACAGATTACGTACGCTGACCTGGCCAAAAAGCCGCAGCTCTACGGCAAGCTGCTGGAAGATGCGCGCAAGCTCACCAGCAAACACGAAATCAAGGCGACGGCCATTGACGAGAACGTGCTGAAAACCCCGAATGGCATGCGCGTTTCGGTTTTTGAGCTACAGGGTGAAGTACCCAGCCAGTTTCAGTTTTATACCACCGACAGCACCAAGCACTTTTTCCGGGGTGCTCTGTATTTCCGCACGGCCACGGCCAACGACTCGCTGGCGCCGGTTATCGAGTACGTGAAGCAGGACATCGTGCGGATGTTGAACACGTTGCAGTATCAGTGA
- a CDS encoding single-stranded DNA-binding protein — MAGVNKVILVGNLGKDPEVRHLEGGASVAHFTLATNEYYKDKQGNRVERTEWHNIAAWRGLAELAEKYLRKGQQVYVEGKIRTRQYQDKDNQTRYITEIIADEISMLGGRPQGAEGAATPAAATEAPTTFRQEPELDQLPF, encoded by the coding sequence ATGGCAGGCGTAAACAAAGTCATTCTGGTGGGCAATCTGGGTAAAGATCCGGAAGTACGTCACCTGGAAGGTGGGGCCAGTGTAGCTCATTTCACCCTGGCTACCAACGAATATTACAAAGACAAGCAGGGCAACCGCGTAGAGCGTACTGAGTGGCACAACATTGCGGCTTGGCGTGGCTTGGCGGAGTTGGCTGAGAAGTATCTGCGTAAGGGCCAGCAGGTGTACGTGGAAGGGAAAATCCGGACCCGGCAGTACCAGGACAAGGACAACCAGACCCGCTACATCACTGAAATCATAGCCGACGAAATTTCCATGCTCGGCGGCCGGCCCCAGGGCGCCGAAGGGGCTGCTACTCCCGCAGCGGCCACCGAAGCCCCTACTACCTTCCGGCAGGAACCAGAGCTGGACCAACTGCCGTTTTAA
- a CDS encoding tetratricopeptide repeat protein produces MATTSKHQLLILALAVALVAGLFLLPKVIVKPKEAKATLAQDGARTANRDNGAAAPSVGGMDAMGKPEGATAEQPHMTIPAAQRSEINGLLAKYKATNSADLTGRLRLAQELAAKYKAVEKFDSAGYYFEQVALARPGEQAWKRAADEYFEAYSFAATEERQKLLGAKCQELYEKVLKNNPDNLDAKTNLGMAYMASADPVKGITLIREVLAADPRNEKALYNLGFLAIQSSQFDRAVERFQELIKVNAENVNGQFYLGVALAQTGAKAEARKAFEKAKSLSTDPALAASVDEQLQKLN; encoded by the coding sequence ATGGCTACTACTTCCAAGCACCAACTTCTGATTCTGGCTCTGGCCGTTGCGCTGGTAGCCGGGCTGTTTTTGCTGCCGAAGGTAATCGTCAAGCCCAAGGAGGCCAAGGCTACGCTGGCCCAGGATGGTGCCCGCACCGCTAACCGCGATAATGGCGCGGCCGCTCCATCGGTGGGGGGCATGGATGCCATGGGCAAACCGGAAGGCGCAACCGCTGAGCAGCCGCACATGACGATTCCAGCTGCCCAGCGCAGCGAAATCAATGGTCTGCTGGCGAAGTACAAGGCCACTAACTCCGCCGACCTGACGGGCCGCCTCCGGCTGGCTCAGGAGCTGGCTGCCAAGTACAAAGCCGTTGAGAAGTTCGACAGCGCGGGTTACTATTTCGAGCAGGTTGCCCTGGCTCGGCCTGGCGAACAAGCCTGGAAACGGGCCGCCGACGAGTACTTTGAGGCCTACAGCTTTGCGGCCACCGAAGAGCGGCAGAAGCTGTTGGGCGCTAAGTGCCAGGAACTGTACGAGAAGGTGTTGAAAAACAACCCCGACAACCTCGACGCCAAAACCAACCTCGGCATGGCCTACATGGCCAGCGCCGATCCGGTGAAAGGCATCACGCTGATCCGGGAAGTTTTAGCTGCCGACCCACGCAACGAAAAAGCTCTCTATAACCTTGGTTTTCTGGCTATTCAGAGCAGCCAGTTCGATCGGGCTGTGGAGCGTTTCCAGGAATTGATCAAGGTCAACGCCGAAAACGTCAACGGACAGTTTTATCTTGGCGTCGCTTTAGCTCAGACCGGAGCTAAGGCAGAAGCCCGGAAGGCCTTTGAAAAGGCTAAAAGCCTCAGCACTGATCCGGCCCTGGCCGCTTCAGTAGATGAGCAACTCCAGAAGCTGAACTAA
- a CDS encoding HU family DNA-binding protein has protein sequence MTKAEVIAEIADKTGIEKADVSATVEAFFKVVKDSMAEGNNIYVRGFGSFVNKKRAKKVARNISKNTSIIIDEHFIPSFKPSKTFIGKIKNSKKIKELAA, from the coding sequence GTGACTAAAGCAGAAGTAATTGCCGAAATTGCCGACAAAACCGGCATCGAGAAAGCAGACGTTTCGGCTACCGTAGAAGCCTTCTTCAAAGTGGTGAAGGACTCCATGGCCGAAGGCAACAACATCTATGTGCGTGGTTTTGGCTCCTTCGTGAACAAAAAGCGCGCGAAGAAAGTAGCCCGCAACATCTCGAAAAACACGTCGATTATCATCGACGAGCACTTCATCCCGAGCTTCAAGCCGTCCAAAACCTTCATTGGCAAGATCAAGAACAGCAAGAAGATCAAAGAACTGGCTGCCTAA
- a CDS encoding Rne/Rng family ribonuclease codes for MSNELIINSTQDGERIALLQDKRLIEYHFDRNDTAYSVGDIFLGTVKKVMPGLNAAFIDIGYQKDAFLHYGDLGENFPSLVKWGKGVQSQKITVGPLKTFQFDGTLDKVGKIDNTLKKGQQLLVQIVKEPISTKGPRLSTDISMAGRYLVLVPFSNTISVSKKIVSKTERERLKRLIASIKPDNFGVIIRTVAEGREVAELDKDMQSMVSKWETLFQNLRTGKPNDKVLGELGRTSSMLRDMLNESFDAITVDSPTMYEEMRSYLQQIAPDKLGLLKLHTGKVKIFEQHGIEKQLKTLFGKTVTVPGGGYLVIEHTEALHVIDVNSGNKSNQEGDQEATALHVNLAAAKEVARQLRLRDMGGIIVVDFIDMKSGESRKKVEDAVHSIMKQDKARYTILPITKFGLLQITRQRVRPAEAIVTGEVCPTCGGTGKISASILVTDEIDNSIDDLLVAQNQSGITLSVHPFLHAYYTKGLVSRQMKWYLKYYKWVKVMKDTSLGLTEYRIEDENGEEIELHSAAAAMSRLQDRELEITD; via the coding sequence TTGAGTAACGAATTAATCATTAATTCTACTCAGGACGGAGAACGGATTGCCCTGCTACAGGACAAGCGGCTCATCGAATATCATTTCGACCGCAACGACACCGCTTATTCAGTAGGTGACATTTTCCTGGGCACGGTCAAGAAAGTTATGCCCGGTCTGAACGCCGCGTTCATTGACATCGGGTACCAAAAAGACGCTTTTCTGCACTACGGCGACCTAGGGGAGAATTTTCCTTCCTTGGTGAAGTGGGGCAAAGGCGTACAATCGCAGAAAATTACCGTTGGGCCCCTGAAAACCTTTCAGTTTGACGGGACGCTCGACAAAGTCGGTAAAATCGACAACACGCTCAAGAAGGGCCAGCAACTGCTGGTTCAGATTGTGAAGGAGCCGATTTCCACCAAAGGCCCGCGTCTGTCCACGGATATTTCCATGGCCGGCCGCTACCTGGTGCTGGTTCCGTTTTCGAATACCATCAGCGTATCCAAGAAGATTGTCAGCAAGACGGAGCGGGAGCGGCTCAAGCGGCTCATTGCATCCATCAAGCCCGACAACTTTGGCGTGATTATCCGCACCGTAGCCGAAGGCCGCGAGGTGGCTGAGCTCGACAAGGATATGCAAAGTATGGTAAGCAAGTGGGAAACCCTCTTCCAGAACCTGCGCACGGGCAAGCCCAACGACAAGGTACTGGGCGAACTGGGCCGCACTTCTTCCATGCTGCGCGACATGCTCAATGAGTCGTTCGATGCCATTACCGTGGACTCGCCGACCATGTACGAGGAGATGCGCAGCTACCTGCAGCAGATTGCGCCCGATAAGCTGGGCCTGCTGAAGCTGCACACCGGCAAAGTGAAAATCTTTGAGCAGCACGGCATTGAAAAGCAGCTGAAAACGCTGTTTGGCAAAACCGTGACGGTGCCCGGGGGCGGCTACCTCGTCATTGAGCACACGGAGGCCCTGCACGTCATCGACGTGAACTCCGGCAACAAGAGCAACCAGGAGGGCGACCAAGAGGCCACGGCCCTGCACGTGAACCTCGCGGCCGCCAAAGAGGTAGCCCGCCAGCTGCGGCTGCGCGACATGGGCGGCATCATCGTTGTCGATTTCATTGATATGAAGTCGGGCGAGAGCCGGAAAAAGGTGGAAGACGCGGTGCACAGCATCATGAAGCAGGACAAGGCCCGCTACACCATTCTGCCCATTACCAAGTTTGGCCTGCTTCAGATTACCCGGCAGCGCGTGCGGCCGGCCGAAGCCATTGTTACCGGCGAGGTGTGCCCTACCTGCGGTGGCACGGGCAAGATTTCGGCTTCCATCCTCGTGACGGACGAAATCGACAACAGCATTGACGATCTGCTGGTAGCTCAAAACCAGTCGGGTATCACGCTTTCGGTGCATCCCTTCCTGCATGCCTACTATACCAAAGGGTTGGTAAGCCGGCAAATGAAGTGGTACCTGAAGTATTACAAGTGGGTAAAGGTGATGAAGGACACTAGTCTGGGCCTCACCGAGTACCGCATCGAGGACGAGAACGGCGAGGAAATCGAGCTGCACTCGGCCGCGGCGGCCATGAGCCGGTTGCAGGACCGGGAATTGGAAATAACTGATTAA